The following DNA comes from Riemerella anatipestifer ATCC 11845 = DSM 15868.
CATTAAAAACCAATCTATCTACCTTCCTCTCTATAAGTTTTTTTTGAGCTTTGAGTTCTACAGCTTGGATTTCTTTTTCTATACTGTCCTGTTTTTGTTGTTGAGCTTTAGCCACGCCAAAACTGATAAACGATATTGTAATGATGAGTCTTTTCACGGTGATTTATATTAGTTTTAAGTTTTGTTGCCGAAGTTAAATAAAATTGATTATTTGTGCAATAGCTTATAATAAAGATGGTTAGCGAGGTATGAAAACTCCACTCTTCCTATTTTATAAATCATAAGTAAATGCTTACTTTTGTAGCAAATAAATAATTTAGCAATGCCAAAAATATCAAACAGAGCAGCCAATATGCCTGCTTCCCCTATCCGAAAATTAGTACCTTACGCTCTAGCAGCAAAACAAAGAGGAACTAAAGTCTATCACCTTAATATAGGTCAGCCCGATATAGAAACGCCAGAAACAGCACTAGCAGAACTGCAAAAGATTGACTTAAAGGTGCTAGAGTATTCGCTTTCAGAAGGGAACTTAGAGTATAGAAAGGCTTTAGAAAACTATTACCATAGTTTGGGGTTTACGGACTTAACAGCAGATAACTTCATCGTTACCAATGGTGGTTCTGAGGCGTTGAACTTCGCACTTTCTACTTTGTGTGATGAGGGTGATGAAATCATCATTCCAGAGCCTTATTATGCCAATTATAACGGTTTTTCTAACCACATCAATGCTAAAGTAGTAGCGGTGCCGTCTTCCATAGAGACAGGTTTTGCATTACCAAGCATAGAAGAATTTGAGAAAAAAATCACCAATAAAACTAGAGCGATACTTATTTGTAACCCAGGCAACCCAACAGGCTATCTTTATACCAAAGAAGAGTTGAAACGATTAGCCGAAATTGCCCTTAAACACGACATTGTAGTTATTTCCGATGAGGTGTACCGTGAATATGTTTACGATGGAGAGAAACAGACTTCGATGTTGGAGTTTCCTGAACTAGCAGAAAACTGTATCATCATAGACTCCGAGTCTAAAAGATACTCTATGTGTGGGGTAAGGATTGGCTTTATGGTTACCCGTTCTAAAGTGATTAAAGACGCCGCTATGAAATTTGCTCAAGCAAGGTTAAGCCCTGTATTGCTAGGACAGATTATTGCAGCGAAGGCTCACCAAAACGATACCGCTTATATCCAAAGTGTGAGAGAAGAATACACTAAAAGAAGAAACCTTTTAGTACAATTACTTAACGAGATACCAGGAGTTAATTGCCCGATGCCAAAAGGAGCATTTTATTGTATGGCAGAGCTGCCTATAGACGATGCCGATAAGTTTGCACAATGGCTATTGGAGTCTTACTCTCATAACAACGAAACTATTATGGTGGCTCCAGCAGGAGGGTTTTATTCTAACCCAGAGTTAGGTAAAAAACAAGTGAGAATAGCTTATGTTCTCAAAGAAGAAGATTTAGAAAGAAGTGCAGAATTGCTTAAAGACGCGTTAGAAAAATACCAAGCTTTGTAGATAAGATTTTAGTTTGCAAAAGCCGAGAGTTGTTCAGACTTTCGGCTTTTTTATTTTATCTTCCTCAGATTGAAAATAGGAGGAAATTGAATTTGAATTCGTCTAAGTGTTTTACTAGAGTGTTAGGATGTTTTTCAATCGGTAGTAACTTTTTTATAAATAATGAGAGACAGCAGGTCTTGTATAGGTTTTATTATCGGTATTTTTTTGTATTTTAGCAAACTATTTTTAGAAAAAGCAAATTTTTTATCAAGATGAGTAAATTTACAGAATACAAAGGGCTTAATCTTACGGATATATCAGCACAAATAGCTGATTTTTGGAAAAAGGATAATACATTTCAGAAGTCGGTGGAGATTAGAAAAGGCAAACCAGAGTTCGTCTTCTACGAAGGACCACCTTCTGCTAACGGTATGCCAGGAATTCACCACGTAATGGCGAGAGCCTTAAAAGACATTTTCTGTAGATACCAAACTCAAAGAGGGAAACAAGTATTTCGTAAAGCGGGTTGGGATACTCACGGACTGCCAGTAGAGCTGGGGGTAGAGAAAGAGTTAGGCATTACTAAAGAAGATATAGGTAAGAAAATTTCGGTGGAAGACTACAATCAGGCGTGCCGAAATGCCGTAATGAAGTACACCGATGTCTGGAACGACCTAACTGAAAAGATAGGCTATTGGGTGGATTTAGAAGACCCTTACATTACCTATAAGCCTAAATATATGGAGACGGTTTGGTGGCTTTTAAAACAGCTTTACACCAAAAATTTGCTTTATAAGGGTTATACCATTCAGCCATATTCCCCTAAGGCGGGTACAGGGCTTTCTTCTCACGAGCTTAATCAGCCAGGGACTTACCGCGATGTAAGCGATACCACCATTGTGGCTCAATTCAAAGTAAAACAGCTTTCGGATAGTGTGGCTTCTAAGATAGGTCAGCAAAGTGGGGATATCCACATTCTTGCTTGGACGACAACGCCTTGGACGCTTCCGTCTAACACGGCTTTGGCAGTGGGTAAAGAGGTAGAATATGTCTTGGTGAAAACCTTTAATCAATACACCTTTGAACCAATCCAAATCGTTCTTGCAAAGGTACTTCTTGAGAAAAACTTTGGTAAAAAATATTTTGAAGCCACAGATGAAGATTTGGCTAAATATCAATCCGAAGATAAGCAAATCCCTTATCAAGTGTTAGGGCATTTTTCGGGTGCAGATTTAGCAGGAACGCAATACGAACAGTTGGTGCCGTGGTTTTTACCATACGAAAATCCAGACCAAGCCTTCCGTGTGATTGTAGGAGATTTTGTAACCACAGAGGACGGGACAGGGATAGTACATATTGCACCTACCTTTGGTGCTGATGACGCCCGTGTCGCAAAAGAAAACGGAATACCTCCAATGCTCATCAAAGATGAAAATGATAATCTAGTGCCTTTAGTAGATTTACAAGGGAAATTTGTTAAAGGAGAGGCGGTGCCAGAGCTATTTAGTGGTAAATACATCAAAAATGAATACTATGATAATGGCGCTGCCCCAGAGAAATCTTGGGACGTAGAAATGGCAATCCTCCTTAAAACGGAAAATAAAGCATTTAAGGTAGAGAAATACCTCCACTCTTATCCTCATTGTTGGAGAACAGATAAGCCTGTATTGTACTATCCACTAGACTCTTGGTTTGTTAAGATGACTTCGGTTAAGGAGCGTCTAGTAGAACTAAATAAAGAAATCAACTGGAAGCCGAAGGCTACTGGAGAAGGGCGTTTTGCTAACTGGCTAGAAAATGTAAACGATTGGAACCTCTCTCGTTCCAGATATTGGGGAATTCCGTTGCCGATATGGAGAACGGAAGACCTAAAGGAAGAGAAAATCATAGGTTCGGTAGAAGAGTTGGTAAATGAAATCAACAAGTCCGTAGCAGCAGGAGTGATGGCGGAAAACCCTTTCAAAGATTTTGAAATAGGGAATATGAGCGAGGAAAACTATGCTAAGATAGATTTACACAAAAATATTGTGGACGAGGTGGTGCTAGTGTCCGAAACGGGTAAACCGATGAGAAGAGAATCCGACTTGATAGATGTTTGGTTTGATTCTGGAGCGATGCCTTATGCACAGCTACATTATCCTTTTGAAAATAAGGAATTCATAGAGCAGAACAAGGCGTTCCCAGCGGACTTTATCGCGGAAGGAGTAGACCAAACTCGTGGTTGGTTCTACACGCTACACGCCATTGCAACCAGTGTTTTTGACTCTGTGGCGTACAAAAATGTGGTGTCCAATGGTCTTGTGCTAGACAAAAACGGACAAAAAATGTCTAAACGATTGGGCAATGCGGTAGACCCATTTGATACTTTAGCGAAGTACGGTCCAGACGCCACCAGATGGTATATGATTTCCAATGCAAACCCTTGGGAAAACCTTAAATTTGATATTGATGGTGTAGATGAGGTGAGAAGAAAGTTCTTCGGAACACTTTACAATACTTATTCATTCTTTGCACTTTACGCCAATGTAGATGGCTTTAAATATGCCGAGAAAGAGGTGGAAAACAGACCAGAGATAGACCGTTGGATTCTTTCAGAACTTAATATATTGGTAAAAGAAGTTACCGAGTTCTATAACGATTACGAGCCAACCAAAGTCGCTAGAGCCATCAATACCTTTGTTAATGATAATTTGAGTAACTGGTATGTAAGGCTTTGTCGCCGTCGTTTCTGGAAAGGAGATTATACCGAAGATAAAATTTCGGCTTATCAAACGCTTTACACTTGTTTAGAAACAGTGGCGAAAATATCAGCACCAATCGCTCCATTCTTTATGGATAGGCTTTATCAAGACTTGAATAAAGTGACCCAAAGAGATACGGCAGAAAGCGTGCATCTTACGGATTTCCCTGTAGCTAATGAAGGTGCGATAGACATCAATTTAGTAGAAAAAACACACTTAGCACAACAGATTACCTCTATGGTATTTTCACTAAGAAAGAAAGAAAATATCAAGGTGAGACAGCCATTGCAGAAAGTAATGGTGCCTGTTCTAGATAAGAAAACGGAAGAGCAGATTGTGGCTGTTTCGGACTTAATTAAACAAGAGGTGAATGTAAAAGAGCTGCAAATCATCAATGATAAAGAGGCAGAGGGACTTATCGTAAAACAAATAAAGCCTAACTTTAAGACTTTAGGTCCTAAATTGGGTAAAGATATGAAGACGGTAGCCCAAGAGATTTCAGCGTTTGATAATGCTCAAATTTCCACTTTGGAGAAGGAAGGTAAGGTAATGGTTGGAGCTTATGAGATTTGCCTAGAAGATGTGGAAATATCGACTAAAGATATTCCAGGTTGGACGGTAGCTAGCGAAGGTAAAATCACAGTAGCGTTAGATTTAACGATAACCGACGAGCTTAGGTCCGAAGGTGTAGCTAGGGAGTTTATCAATCGTATTCAGAACCTTAGAAAAGAAAAAGAGTTTGAACTCACAGATAAAATTAAGATACAGTTAACACAAGATTGTCCATATTTGCAAGAAATTTTGAACAACGAGCAGTACATCGCTTCGGAAGTGCTTTCCGAAAAAATAGAAGTTTTAGAAATATTAAACACAGGTGATGAACTAGAAATAGACGAAGTGAAGTTTACTGTAAATATTGAAAGAAATTAGAATACTTACATCATGTTTTGATAATTATGGAACAAGAAAGACAAAGATATAGTGATGCCGATTTGAAAGAGTTTAAAGAACTTATAGAAGGCAAAATAGAAAAGGCAGAGAAAGATTTGGCGTTGATTAGACAAAACTTTATCAACGACCAAAATAATGGCACAGATGATACCTCGCCTACATTTAAGGCTTTTGAAGAAGGAGCAGAAACTCTAAGCAAGGAGCAAAATGCTATTCTTGCCGTAAGACAGGAGAAATTTATCCGAGACTTAAAGAATGCTCTTATCAGGATAGAAAACAAAACCTACGGAATTTGTAGAGTTACAGGTAACCTTATTGGTAAGGAAAGACTGAAAGCTGTGCCTCACGCTACTTTAAGCATTGAGGCTAAAAATATGCAACGATAATTGCAGAAAAGTTAAATATTAGCTGTGTGTCACAAGAAATATTTTTTGTGATACACGGCGTTTTTCATTAAAATAAAACATATACATGAAGAAGATAGCATTCGTAACTATTTTGGTATTGCTTTTAGACCAACTCTCTAAAATCTATATTAAAACTAATTTTGAACTCAACGAATCTGTGAGGGTTTTGCCAGGTTTTAGATTGACCTTTGTGGAAAACCCAGGTATGGCTTATGGTTTACAGTTCGGAGGACTTATTGGTAAATACTTTTTAGTAATTACTAGAGTGGTTCTTATTGGAGTGATGGTTCATATCTTTAGGAAATGGCTAAAAGAAGGAGCGTCTAATTACAGACTTATACCTATGGCAATGATATTTGCAGGAGCGATAGGGAACTTAATAGATGGTATGTTTTATGGGCTTATCTTTGATACAGGAACGGTGTTTGATGACAGTATAGGGCGATGGATAGGTTACGATGGGGTTTCTCATATCACTGCTTTTGAGCAAGGTTATTCTCATTTTATGAAAGGTTGTGTGGTAGATATGTTTCATTTTGATATGATTGATTGGTATGTGCCAGAGCATTACCCTATAATTGGAGGCACTAGAATACAGTTTTTTAAATATATCTTCAATGTGGCAGACGCCGCTATTACAGTCGGCGTGAGTATATTATTTTTGTTCAGAAGAAAAGCCTTTCCTAACGGATTAGAGTTTTAAGTAGATGAAAAAACTAGGGAAAGCTCTACTGGTTACATGTGTTTTATCCATCTTTAGTGTCGTAACGGTAATATTGTGGTGTAATTATATCATTAAAAGCCAGTCCGAAAGCTATATCTTCAGCAATATTTCTGAGGTACCAACTAAAAAAGTTGGACTTGTTTTGGGAACGAGTAAATATCTCCAAAACGGTATTCCTAACTGTTACTTTAAATACAGAATAGATGCGGCTGCGGAGCTTTATAAAAATGGCAAAGTGCAGTATTTTATTGTAAGTGGAGACAATTCTCGTAAAGACTACAACGAAACTGAGGATATGAAGCTAGATTTAATGGCTCACGGCATTCCCGAAAATCATATTTACCAAGACTTTGCAGGGTTTAGAACGTTAGATTCCGTAATAAGAGCAGAAGATATTTTTGGTCAAAAGACATTCATTATCATTTCACAAAAATTTCATAATGAACGAGCGGTTTATTTGGCTAGGAAAAATGGCTTAGAAGCGTATGGATACAATGCTCAAGATGTAAATGCCTATGCAGGGCTTAAAACCCAAGTCAGAGAATATTTTGCAAGAGTAAAAGTTTTTTATGATTTACTATTAGGCGTAGAGCCTAAGTATAGCGGTGATAAAATTGAAATATAGTTTGGCTGCGATAGTATAACCACTTTTTTTGAGAAAATTGATATAAATCAATATCTTTGCAGACTACGAATTCGTTTTCATGAAGAATATAAGAAACTTTTGCATTATAGCCCATATAGACCACGGTAAATCTACTTTGGCAGATAGGCTTTTAGAATATACCAATACGGTAACACAAAGAGAACTCCAAGCCCAAACCCTAGACGATATGGATTTGGAAAAAGAGCGAGGAATTACCATAAAATCTCACGCCATACAAATGGACTATGAGTATAAGGGTGAAAAATATGTTCTCAACCTTATTGATACCCCAGGGCATGTGGATTTTTCCTACGAAGTATCTAGATCTATAGCAGCGTGTGAAGGGGCATTGCTGATTGTAGATGCGGCACAAAGCATTCAGGCACAAACAATTTCTAATCTTTATTTGGCATTAGAAAATGATTTGGAGATTATCCCTGTACTTAACAAAATTGACTTGCCGTCCGCAAACCCAGAAGAGGTTACAGATGAAATAATGAACTTATTGGGGTGTGAGTACGAAGATGTTTTAAGAGTTTCAGGAAAAACAGGAGAAGGTGTACACGAGCTTTTAGAGCAAATTGTGGAAAGGATACCAGCTCCGAAGGGTGAGCCAGACGCTCCGTTACAAGCCTTGATTTTTGATTCTGTTTATAATCCTTTTAGAGGAATAGAAGCCTATTTTAAGGTTGTTAATGGCAAGATAAGAAAAGGCGAGAAAGTTAAGTTTATGGCTACCGATAAAACCTACGAGGCAGATGAGGTAGGGACACTAAAACTGAAACAACAGCCAAAACAAGAAATCAAGTGTGGAGATGTAGGCTACATTATTTCTGGGATTAAAGATGCCAGAGAGGTTAAAGTGGGAGATACTATTACAAGTGTAGAAAACCCAGCTACTGCTCCAATAGAAGGTTTTGAAGAGGTAAAACCTATGGTTTTTGCAGGGATTTACCCAGTGGAAAGTGAGGATTTTGAAGAACTAAGAACCTCCTTAGAAAAACTTAGGTTAAATGATGCTTCTTTAGTTTTTGAACCAGAAAGTTCAGCGGCTTTAGGATTTGGTTTTAGATGTGGATTCTTAGGTATGCTCCATATGGAAATTGTTCAGGAAAGGTTAGATAGAGAGTTCAATATGAATGTTATCACTACGGTTCCCAATGTATCCTATCACGGATATAGCAAGAAAGAACCGGAAGTGCCAATCCTTATCAATAATCCTTCGGAAATGATGGACCCAACGGTAATGGATAGAGTGGAAGAACCTTAT
Coding sequences within:
- a CDS encoding TraR/DksA family transcriptional regulator; its protein translation is MEQERQRYSDADLKEFKELIEGKIEKAEKDLALIRQNFINDQNNGTDDTSPTFKAFEEGAETLSKEQNAILAVRQEKFIRDLKNALIRIENKTYGICRVTGNLIGKERLKAVPHATLSIEAKNMQR
- a CDS encoding pyridoxal phosphate-dependent aminotransferase, with protein sequence MPKISNRAANMPASPIRKLVPYALAAKQRGTKVYHLNIGQPDIETPETALAELQKIDLKVLEYSLSEGNLEYRKALENYYHSLGFTDLTADNFIVTNGGSEALNFALSTLCDEGDEIIIPEPYYANYNGFSNHINAKVVAVPSSIETGFALPSIEEFEKKITNKTRAILICNPGNPTGYLYTKEELKRLAEIALKHDIVVISDEVYREYVYDGEKQTSMLEFPELAENCIIIDSESKRYSMCGVRIGFMVTRSKVIKDAAMKFAQARLSPVLLGQIIAAKAHQNDTAYIQSVREEYTKRRNLLVQLLNEIPGVNCPMPKGAFYCMAELPIDDADKFAQWLLESYSHNNETIMVAPAGGFYSNPELGKKQVRIAYVLKEEDLERSAELLKDALEKYQAL
- the lepA gene encoding translation elongation factor 4; its protein translation is MKNIRNFCIIAHIDHGKSTLADRLLEYTNTVTQRELQAQTLDDMDLEKERGITIKSHAIQMDYEYKGEKYVLNLIDTPGHVDFSYEVSRSIAACEGALLIVDAAQSIQAQTISNLYLALENDLEIIPVLNKIDLPSANPEEVTDEIMNLLGCEYEDVLRVSGKTGEGVHELLEQIVERIPAPKGEPDAPLQALIFDSVYNPFRGIEAYFKVVNGKIRKGEKVKFMATDKTYEADEVGTLKLKQQPKQEIKCGDVGYIISGIKDAREVKVGDTITSVENPATAPIEGFEEVKPMVFAGIYPVESEDFEELRTSLEKLRLNDASLVFEPESSAALGFGFRCGFLGMLHMEIVQERLDREFNMNVITTVPNVSYHGYSKKEPEVPILINNPSEMMDPTVMDRVEEPYIKASIITKSDFVGAVMTLCIEKRGEIVNQSYLTSDRVELVFNMPLAEVVFDFYDRLKSISKGYASFDYHPIGFRASKLVKMDILINGDMVDALSSLIHQDNAYGIGKKMCEKLRELIPRQQFDIAVQAALGTKVIARETIKALRKDVTAKCYGGDISRKRKLLEKQKEGKKKMKQIGRVEVPQSAFMAVLKLND
- a CDS encoding lipoprotein signal peptidase, with product MKKIAFVTILVLLLDQLSKIYIKTNFELNESVRVLPGFRLTFVENPGMAYGLQFGGLIGKYFLVITRVVLIGVMVHIFRKWLKEGASNYRLIPMAMIFAGAIGNLIDGMFYGLIFDTGTVFDDSIGRWIGYDGVSHITAFEQGYSHFMKGCVVDMFHFDMIDWYVPEHYPIIGGTRIQFFKYIFNVADAAITVGVSILFLFRRKAFPNGLEF
- a CDS encoding SanA/YdcF family protein, encoding MKKLGKALLVTCVLSIFSVVTVILWCNYIIKSQSESYIFSNISEVPTKKVGLVLGTSKYLQNGIPNCYFKYRIDAAAELYKNGKVQYFIVSGDNSRKDYNETEDMKLDLMAHGIPENHIYQDFAGFRTLDSVIRAEDIFGQKTFIIISQKFHNERAVYLARKNGLEAYGYNAQDVNAYAGLKTQVREYFARVKVFYDLLLGVEPKYSGDKIEI
- the ileS gene encoding isoleucine--tRNA ligase is translated as MSKFTEYKGLNLTDISAQIADFWKKDNTFQKSVEIRKGKPEFVFYEGPPSANGMPGIHHVMARALKDIFCRYQTQRGKQVFRKAGWDTHGLPVELGVEKELGITKEDIGKKISVEDYNQACRNAVMKYTDVWNDLTEKIGYWVDLEDPYITYKPKYMETVWWLLKQLYTKNLLYKGYTIQPYSPKAGTGLSSHELNQPGTYRDVSDTTIVAQFKVKQLSDSVASKIGQQSGDIHILAWTTTPWTLPSNTALAVGKEVEYVLVKTFNQYTFEPIQIVLAKVLLEKNFGKKYFEATDEDLAKYQSEDKQIPYQVLGHFSGADLAGTQYEQLVPWFLPYENPDQAFRVIVGDFVTTEDGTGIVHIAPTFGADDARVAKENGIPPMLIKDENDNLVPLVDLQGKFVKGEAVPELFSGKYIKNEYYDNGAAPEKSWDVEMAILLKTENKAFKVEKYLHSYPHCWRTDKPVLYYPLDSWFVKMTSVKERLVELNKEINWKPKATGEGRFANWLENVNDWNLSRSRYWGIPLPIWRTEDLKEEKIIGSVEELVNEINKSVAAGVMAENPFKDFEIGNMSEENYAKIDLHKNIVDEVVLVSETGKPMRRESDLIDVWFDSGAMPYAQLHYPFENKEFIEQNKAFPADFIAEGVDQTRGWFYTLHAIATSVFDSVAYKNVVSNGLVLDKNGQKMSKRLGNAVDPFDTLAKYGPDATRWYMISNANPWENLKFDIDGVDEVRRKFFGTLYNTYSFFALYANVDGFKYAEKEVENRPEIDRWILSELNILVKEVTEFYNDYEPTKVARAINTFVNDNLSNWYVRLCRRRFWKGDYTEDKISAYQTLYTCLETVAKISAPIAPFFMDRLYQDLNKVTQRDTAESVHLTDFPVANEGAIDINLVEKTHLAQQITSMVFSLRKKENIKVRQPLQKVMVPVLDKKTEEQIVAVSDLIKQEVNVKELQIINDKEAEGLIVKQIKPNFKTLGPKLGKDMKTVAQEISAFDNAQISTLEKEGKVMVGAYEICLEDVEISTKDIPGWTVASEGKITVALDLTITDELRSEGVAREFINRIQNLRKEKEFELTDKIKIQLTQDCPYLQEILNNEQYIASEVLSEKIEVLEILNTGDELEIDEVKFTVNIERN